The sequence ATAATGCTCTCCACTTCCTCTCTCGTGAAGACCTGAACGCTCTGGGGGCCACCAACCTCAGCCTCAACCTCGACAGCAACGACATTAAAGGCATGGAGCCTGGGGCTTTCCATGCAAAAGTCTTCCAAAGTTTGCGATTTGGAGGGATTCTTGATGTGTCTGTCATATTGAAAGGTCTGCAGAACTCTACTACTCAGTCTCTCTGGCTGGGGACATACGAGGACACTGACAGTCAGGACCTCACTCCAGCCATGCTCGAGGGACTCTGTGAAATGTCTGtcgagagcatcagcctgcagctGTACCATTTCTCTGACTTGTCCGCTACCACATTCCGGTGCTTCACGCGCCTCCGGGAATTGGACCTGACGGCAACTCACTTGAGAGAGTTACCCTCTGGGATTCAGGGTATGAACTCTCTCAAGAAATTAGTTCTCAATGTAAATCACTTTGAGCAGTTGTGTCAAATCAATGCTGCCAGTTTCCCAGCCCTCACAGACCTCTATATCAAAGGCAACCTGAAGGAACTTGACCTTGGTGCTGGGTGTTTGGAAAAACTAGAAAATCTCCGGAGACTTGATTTAAGCCACAATGGCATAAAGGCTTCTGACTGCTGCAATCTGCCGCTCAAAAGCCTGCACCACTTGCAGTACCTCAACCTGAGCTACGCTGGGTCCATTGGTCTCCAGAGTCAGGCGTTCCAAGAGAGTCCTAAGCTGGAAGTCCTGGATTTGGCATTCACCCACCTGACTGTTAGGGTCCCACAAAGTCCTTTCCAAAACCTCCCTCTTCTGCAGGCTCTGAATCTCTCCCACTGCCTCCTCGATGCCAGCAATCAGCACCTTCTGGAAGGCCTGGGGGGTCTCAGGCAACTGAATTTACAGGGAAACCGCTTTCAAGACGGGAGCCTCTCCAAGACCAACCTTCTTCAGACAGTAGCCGGCTTGGAGGTTCTGATTTTATCCTCCTGTGAGCTCCTCTCTATAGACCAGCAGGCCTTCCACAGCCTTGGCAATGTGACTCACATAGACTTAAGCCACAACAGCCTGACGGAAAACAGCATCGATGCTCTCGG is a genomic window of Eptesicus fuscus isolate TK198812 chromosome 4, DD_ASM_mEF_20220401, whole genome shotgun sequence containing:
- the CD180 gene encoding CD180 antigen; translation: MAPPVSCLLVAVLFSASCKATTSSDQTCTEKEANKTYNCENLGLREIPDTLPNTTEFLEFSFNFLPAIQNTTFFRLTNLIFLDLTRCQINWIHEDTFQSHHQLDTLVLTGNPLIFMAETSLLGPRALKHLFLTQTGISNLEFIPVHNLENLESLYLGSNYISSIKLPENFPTQNLKVLDFQNNALHFLSREDLNALGATNLSLNLDSNDIKGMEPGAFHAKVFQSLRFGGILDVSVILKGLQNSTTQSLWLGTYEDTDSQDLTPAMLEGLCEMSVESISLQLYHFSDLSATTFRCFTRLRELDLTATHLRELPSGIQGMNSLKKLVLNVNHFEQLCQINAASFPALTDLYIKGNLKELDLGAGCLEKLENLRRLDLSHNGIKASDCCNLPLKSLHHLQYLNLSYAGSIGLQSQAFQESPKLEVLDLAFTHLTVRVPQSPFQNLPLLQALNLSHCLLDASNQHLLEGLGGLRQLNLQGNRFQDGSLSKTNLLQTVAGLEVLILSSCELLSIDQQAFHSLGNVTHIDLSHNSLTENSIDALGHLKGLYLNLATNSIRIIPPRLLPILSQQSIINLSHNPLDCTCSNVGFITWYRENLHKLEDVEETVCANPPSLRGVKLSEVELSCGITALGIFFLVVFLFLFTILLIFAVKFLLRWKYQHI